One stretch of Candidatus Binatia bacterium DNA includes these proteins:
- a CDS encoding bestrophin family ion channel: MYVESRQSVVRLTRPLFLPAGYFAIVTLGVEAFYLTWGASASVFTLATAGLVSTALAIFLGFRVSEAYDRWWEARKLWGALVNVSRAFSRKVCTMIVAERLDGIDSEEEAAVARRDILYRHIAYVNALRINLRHGPSMTAAPNEWEEIRPFLSNGEFRRYEENANVATQLLAEQGQVLRGLFGVSAQQELAYLELQRALDSLCDVQGACERINNTVFPYGITTATKGLVWGFASVLPFAVLDANITLDALEVFFCVSMSLSFVLIEKLGEDLKRPFENLPNDTPMSALCRTIEIDVREMHGETETPPPLVPIDGVLM; the protein is encoded by the coding sequence ATGTACGTCGAGTCTCGCCAATCCGTCGTTCGCCTGACCCGCCCGCTTTTTCTGCCGGCGGGCTATTTCGCGATCGTCACGCTCGGAGTCGAGGCGTTCTACCTGACGTGGGGAGCGTCGGCGTCGGTGTTCACCCTCGCCACCGCCGGGCTCGTCAGCACGGCGCTCGCCATCTTTCTGGGCTTTCGGGTGAGTGAGGCCTACGATCGGTGGTGGGAAGCGCGGAAACTCTGGGGGGCGCTGGTGAACGTGAGCCGGGCGTTCTCTCGGAAAGTGTGCACCATGATCGTCGCCGAGCGGCTCGACGGGATCGATTCCGAAGAAGAGGCGGCCGTCGCGCGGCGTGACATCCTCTACCGACACATCGCGTATGTGAACGCGCTTCGCATCAACCTGCGTCACGGGCCGTCGATGACCGCAGCGCCCAACGAATGGGAAGAGATTCGGCCATTCCTCTCGAACGGTGAGTTTCGCCGCTACGAGGAGAACGCCAACGTGGCCACGCAGCTTCTGGCCGAGCAGGGGCAAGTCCTGCGCGGGCTGTTTGGTGTCTCGGCGCAGCAAGAGCTCGCCTATCTCGAGCTGCAGCGGGCGTTGGACTCGCTCTGCGACGTTCAGGGGGCGTGCGAGCGCATCAACAACACGGTTTTCCCGTATGGCATCACGACCGCGACGAAGGGCCTTGTTTGGGGATTTGCGTCGGTGTTGCCATTCGCCGTGCTCGACGCGAACATCACGCTTGATGCCTTGGAAGTCTTCTTCTGTGTTTCGATGTCGCTCTCGTTCGTCCTGATCGAGAAGCTCGGCGAAGATCTGAAGAGGCCGTTCGAGAACCTGCCGAACGACACTCCGATGTCCGCCCTCTGTCGGACGATCGAGATCGATGTTCGGGAGATGCACGGCGAGACCGAAACTCCTCCCCCGCTGGTGCCGATCGACGGCGTCTTGATGTAG